The genomic segment TGTACTGAAGCTGCAGGGCCGCGTCTTCAGGCAAGGCATTTTCAGCCAACGCGGCCTGAAAGTCCTTCATGGCCAGATCGACACGATCGACATTGACGTGCGCCTGCCCGCGAATCTGCAGGACTGACGCCCGGTCAAAGGGCTTCATGTTGTCTGCCTGCTGCATCAGCTTGTTCAAGTCGCCAAGTGCGCCCTGAAAGTTGTCGGCTTCCATCTTCTCGTAGGCACCGAGCAGCTGCTTGGCGACGCGGGGATCAAGCGACTGCACCTGCTCACCGCGCTCTTCTTCTTCCTCCTGCGCAATCGCAGGGTTAAAAACCAGGGCGCTGCCGAGCGCAACGAGCGCCGGCAGTGCGAAACGACGGACGACGGTCGCCAATCCAAACACTGGGTTTCTGAACATGGTCGGGCCTCTCATCCTTCGAGATTGAAACTGACGCGCGTCCGCACGCCGAGACGTGGACGGGGCTGTCCATCCCGGACGCTGGGGGCGTAACGCCAGCGTTCGACCGAGCGCATGGCGGCACGGTCAAAACAACTGTTGGTTGAAGTGACCACCCGTGGGTTGACAACGTTCCCCTCAGGATTGACGTCAAATTCCAAGGTGACCGACTCTTGCGGCTTGGCGCGGGTCTGGCAGCGGTCCGGGTACTGGGGCGGGATGCGCACCAACGGCTGGGCATCACGGTCCGGGTTGAAGCCGGTACCGATGTCGAGGTCCATGTTGGACATGTCGGGCATGGCGCCTACCGAGCCGTCGATGGATGGGCGGAAGCTGGCGTCCTGAACCGAGGGCGGCGGCGGTGGCGGCTGGTCCAGCACCGGGCGTTGCAGGTCAGCCTGATTGACGTCCTGCGTGTCCTCGAGCTGCCGGGTGACGTTGATTTCAACAGATTTGTCTTCAGACAACTCGATCTCGCCGACCTGACTGATCATGCTGGCGAGGATGAAAAACAGCGTGAACGTGACGATGGCGGCGCCGGGCAAGCCCAGCATCAATCGGATTTTTGAGTTCATGGCCTTCAGCTCCGCTTGGTGGAGACGGCGACCACGTCGTCGACGCCGGCATCGCGGATGCGCTGCAAGACTTCGACCATGTAACGGCTGTGTGCATCACCGTCGACCTGCAACACCGCACTGCCTTTCGGGTTTTCGCGCCGCAGACGTTCGATGGCCGCACGGACGCCGTCCATCTGCACTTCTTCACGGTTGATCCAGATCTTGTTGTCGCTCGAGACCGCCACGAGTATCGACACCAGCCTTTGATCTTCGGCGGTTTCGGCCTCGGGCCGGTTCACATCAATGCCGGGCTCCTTGATGAAAGTCGAGGTCACGATGAAGAAAATAAGCATGATGAACACGATATCGAGCAGCGGCGTGATGTCGATGTTCGCCTCTTCCGCCGCGCGTTTACCGCCTGAACGTTTCAACATACGCGTTACCTCCCGGTCCGTTGAATGGCAATGGCGGGATCAACACCGGCCTGACGGGCCTGATCGATCACGGTGACGGACACGGACGATTTGGCGTCGGGCGCCGCGCTGACCATCACCACGCCACGCGATTCACGGGCCTTGAATTCCTCGATAACCGGCGCCACAGAGCGCGGATCAACCAGACGGCCGCCGTCGATTTCGACGAAGCCGTCGCTGCGCACCGACAACACCAGGGTTGGCGGCGGGCGGGTCTGCTCTTCTTGCTCGTTTTCCTGTGGCACCACCAACTCGATACCGGTTTCCTGAAGGAACGTGGCGGTCACGATGAAAAAGATCAACAGGATGAAGACCAC from the Polycyclovorans algicola TG408 genome contains:
- a CDS encoding energy transducer TonB — protein: MNSKIRLMLGLPGAAIVTFTLFFILASMISQVGEIELSEDKSVEINVTRQLEDTQDVNQADLQRPVLDQPPPPPPSVQDASFRPSIDGSVGAMPDMSNMDLDIGTGFNPDRDAQPLVRIPPQYPDRCQTRAKPQESVTLEFDVNPEGNVVNPRVVTSTNSCFDRAAMRSVERWRYAPSVRDGQPRPRLGVRTRVSFNLEG
- a CDS encoding ExbD/TolR family protein, whose amino-acid sequence is MLKRSGGKRAAEEANIDITPLLDIVFIMLIFFIVTSTFIKEPGIDVNRPEAETAEDQRLVSILVAVSSDNKIWINREEVQMDGVRAAIERLRRENPKGSAVLQVDGDAHSRYMVEVLQRIRDAGVDDVVAVSTKRS
- a CDS encoding ExbD/TolR family protein, which translates into the protein MRRLNRMASQDADVDITPLLDVVFILLIFFIVTATFLQETGIELVVPQENEQEEQTRPPPTLVLSVRSDGFVEIDGGRLVDPRSVAPVIEEFKARESRGVVMVSAAPDAKSSVSVTVIDQARQAGVDPAIAIQRTGR